Proteins from one Ktedonobacteraceae bacterium genomic window:
- the leuD gene encoding 3-isopropylmalate dehydratase small subunit, translating to MEPYKPFTGLVVPLDRVNVNTDEITPARFLKTIRRSGFENVLFANWRYLDKDSKVPNPDFPLNQTRYQGATILLTGDNFGCGSSREHAPWAIRDYGFRCIIAPSFADIFYNNCFNNGILPVTLDEAIVQELFAEVEATEGYSLHVDLASQTITTPGGRELHFEIDNFRKNALLQGLDNIGWVLSHQDEIAAYEAKRKQEAPWVFAS from the coding sequence ATGGAACCATACAAACCATTCACAGGCCTTGTTGTGCCGCTTGATCGCGTCAACGTCAACACCGATGAAATAACTCCCGCTCGTTTCCTCAAAACCATCCGGCGCAGCGGGTTTGAAAATGTCCTCTTCGCCAACTGGCGCTACCTCGATAAAGATTCCAAAGTACCCAATCCTGATTTTCCGCTGAACCAGACACGCTACCAGGGTGCCACTATTTTGCTGACAGGCGATAATTTCGGCTGCGGTTCATCGCGCGAGCATGCTCCCTGGGCTATTCGCGATTATGGCTTCCGCTGCATCATCGCGCCCAGCTTTGCCGATATCTTCTACAACAACTGCTTTAACAACGGCATCCTGCCCGTCACATTGGACGAAGCCATTGTCCAGGAGCTCTTTGCCGAGGTCGAGGCAACCGAGGGCTATAGCCTGCATGTTGATCTTGCCTCCCAGACGATTACCACACCGGGCGGGCGCGAATTGCACTTCGAGATCGACAATTTCCGCAAAAACGCATTGCTGCAAGGCCTGGACAATATCGGCTGGGTGCTGAGCCACCAGGATGAGATCGCGGCCTACGAAGCGAAAAGGAAACAAGAGGCTCCCTGGGTGTTTGCCTCTTAA
- the leuC gene encoding 3-isopropylmalate dehydratase large subunit: MDENGSRPKTMFEKIWDAHVVRDVPGESTILYIDRHLVHEATSPQAFAGLRMNHLPVRRPDATIAVLDHNVPTVPGRRMLDVVDRASTEVITTMEQNARDFGLTLFDMGDMRQGIVHIIGPEQGITLPGMTIVCGDSHTSTHGAVGALAFGIGTSEIEQVLATQCLLQSRPKTMNIRVEGTLGPGVTAKDLALAIIGKLGTGVGTGHVIEFSGSAIRSLSMEGRMTLCNMAIEAGARAGMVAPDETTFAYIKGRPFAPQGEMFERAVEAWRQLPSDPGAKFDAVHEVHIEDLAPQVTWGVNPGMVVDVTGVVPDPAQVQDPEKRKAYERALQYMDLKPGQKITEIPLNTVFIGSCTNSRLEDLRMAAQYVKGKHVAPNIRAMVVPGSMQVRRMAEEEGLADIFREAGFEWRESGCSMCIAMNGDQLSEGERCASTSNRNFEGRQGRGGRTHLVSPAMAAAAAVAGHFVDIRDWQ, from the coding sequence ATGGACGAAAATGGCTCCCGGCCAAAGACAATGTTTGAAAAAATCTGGGACGCGCACGTCGTTCGTGACGTTCCAGGCGAATCCACCATCCTGTACATCGACCGCCATCTCGTGCATGAAGCCACCTCGCCGCAGGCCTTCGCCGGTTTGCGCATGAATCATCTTCCGGTGCGTAGACCCGATGCCACCATTGCCGTACTCGATCACAACGTACCCACGGTACCCGGACGGCGCATGCTAGATGTCGTCGATAGAGCGAGTACCGAAGTTATCACCACGATGGAGCAAAACGCGCGCGATTTCGGCCTCACGCTATTTGATATGGGCGATATGCGCCAGGGTATCGTGCATATCATCGGGCCGGAACAGGGCATCACGCTTCCCGGCATGACCATCGTGTGCGGCGACTCGCATACCTCGACGCATGGCGCGGTCGGCGCGCTAGCCTTCGGCATCGGAACCAGCGAGATCGAGCAGGTGCTGGCGACGCAATGCCTCTTGCAGAGTCGCCCCAAAACCATGAATATTCGCGTCGAAGGTACGCTGGGGCCCGGCGTCACCGCTAAAGACCTGGCGCTGGCGATCATCGGCAAACTCGGCACGGGCGTTGGCACCGGCCATGTGATCGAATTCAGCGGCTCGGCCATACGCAGCCTCTCGATGGAGGGGCGCATGACCCTCTGCAATATGGCAATTGAGGCAGGCGCACGTGCAGGCATGGTCGCCCCGGATGAAACCACATTTGCCTATATTAAGGGCCGTCCGTTCGCTCCCCAGGGGGAGATGTTCGAGCGGGCAGTCGAGGCATGGCGACAGCTCCCAAGCGACCCCGGCGCGAAGTTCGATGCCGTCCACGAGGTACATATTGAGGACCTGGCTCCACAGGTCACGTGGGGCGTCAATCCTGGCATGGTGGTAGATGTCACCGGCGTCGTGCCTGATCCCGCGCAGGTGCAAGACCCCGAAAAACGCAAGGCCTACGAACGCGCCCTGCAATACATGGATCTGAAACCGGGCCAGAAGATCACCGAAATTCCCTTGAACACCGTCTTCATCGGCTCCTGTACCAATTCGCGCCTGGAAGATTTGCGCATGGCCGCGCAGTACGTCAAGGGCAAGCATGTCGCGCCCAACATTCGCGCCATGGTCGTGCCAGGCTCAATGCAGGTGCGCCGCATGGCCGAGGAAGAGGGCCTGGCCGATATCTTCCGCGAAGCAGGCTTTGAGTGGCGCGAGTCGGGATGCAGCATGTGTATCGCCATGAACGGCGACCAGCTTTCCGAGGGCGAGCGCTGCGCCTCGACCAGCAACCGCAACTTCGAGGGCCGCCAGGGACGTGGTGGGCGTACACATCTTGTCAGTCCCGCCATGGCTGCCGCCGCTGCCGTCGCCGGCCACTTCGTCGATATTCGAGATTGGCAATAA
- a CDS encoding HEAT repeat domain-containing protein produces MSERHSRHGDSPEDRNHERQQPGMEPVASSPDLESKILSRLGLSSKGAEEWQQRIREIEWNIEHGGNNALGPISSFLNHPNKAIRIAALRGLLALEKRDPGLVPLKPFVDALYDDEPQIRLAALEALTSYGARRLLKEILNDLENKLKNEDVDEWERMWIVHLLASLGDQVPVALLVNALQDKHWQVREAAVLALGTLIQRLEPQQRERLDTMLYDDDDFVRQAALLVLRKYIPTERLLADLRSGDSEKQRRAARVVGELKDHEKEMLAALQDILRAPQASNKLLQSALEAMAELRMPVGERLLNRFLHHEDESIRAAASMLYDALHPNPEPEARRENITDISQHRRRRRSIPRDENRDNV; encoded by the coding sequence ATGAGTGAGAGGCATTCCAGACACGGCGATTCGCCGGAAGATCGCAATCACGAACGGCAACAACCGGGCATGGAACCTGTAGCATCGTCCCCTGATTTAGAGTCAAAGATTCTTTCCAGATTAGGATTGAGTAGCAAGGGGGCGGAAGAGTGGCAACAACGGATTCGCGAGATAGAATGGAATATAGAACATGGAGGTAATAATGCTTTAGGGCCCATCTCTTCCTTTCTTAATCATCCTAACAAGGCTATACGTATAGCGGCGCTGCGTGGACTGCTTGCGTTAGAAAAACGTGATCCAGGTCTTGTCCCACTCAAGCCTTTTGTAGACGCGCTTTATGATGATGAGCCACAAATACGTCTGGCTGCGTTAGAGGCCTTGACGAGCTATGGCGCTCGACGATTACTCAAAGAGATCTTAAACGACCTGGAGAACAAGCTCAAAAACGAGGATGTGGACGAATGGGAGCGCATGTGGATTGTTCACCTGCTCGCTTCATTGGGTGACCAGGTTCCTGTTGCATTACTTGTGAACGCCTTGCAGGATAAACATTGGCAGGTACGTGAAGCTGCCGTTCTCGCCCTTGGCACGCTGATTCAGCGCCTGGAACCACAACAACGCGAGCGACTCGATACGATGCTCTACGATGATGACGATTTTGTACGTCAAGCCGCCCTGCTCGTCTTGCGCAAATATATTCCAACTGAGCGCCTGCTTGCAGACCTGCGGTCGGGCGACAGCGAGAAACAGCGCCGGGCAGCACGGGTGGTCGGCGAACTGAAGGATCACGAGAAAGAAATGCTGGCAGCTTTGCAGGATATTCTTCGCGCTCCTCAAGCAAGTAACAAGCTGCTCCAGTCCGCTTTAGAAGCCATGGCAGAACTTCGTATGCCTGTCGGAGAAAGGTTGCTGAATCGCTTTTTGCATCATGAAGATGAGTCTATTCGCGCAGCTGCCTCAATGCTGTACGATGCTCTTCATCCCAATCCTGAACCAGAAGCAAGGAGAGAGAATATTACAGACATTTCGCAACACAGGAGGAGGCGCCGATCGATCCCGCGCGATGAGAATAGAGACAATGTATAA
- a CDS encoding sigma-70 family RNA polymerase sigma factor has translation MPRRDPEDEPQQFPDDEELTERLAKEKERLLKGNDVDALLKPLPSFELVVKKYWGKSYALAYSIVGQREGAEDAIIDAFEHARSALKSPGYTPQRIRELHLRAWLFRIVKNDAKKHRDEKVKQWQELSIESSEPGVRYQILWKRVIDVEEQAEFNEKYEAFLKAFTDLTSQEQVALSIKFGLQLTYKEISSILNESEGTIKPRIWRARKKLREQLGKDYPDLLDKEDDEKEKDHE, from the coding sequence ATGCCAAGAAGAGATCCTGAAGATGAACCGCAACAATTCCCTGACGACGAAGAGTTAACGGAACGCCTGGCGAAAGAAAAGGAACGTCTGCTGAAAGGAAACGATGTTGATGCCTTGCTAAAACCTTTGCCGAGTTTTGAACTTGTTGTAAAGAAGTACTGGGGAAAGTCCTATGCGCTCGCGTACTCAATTGTTGGACAACGCGAGGGGGCGGAGGATGCCATTATAGATGCCTTTGAACATGCCCGTTCAGCTCTCAAAAGTCCAGGCTATACGCCGCAACGTATAAGAGAACTGCATCTACGAGCGTGGCTCTTTAGAATTGTGAAAAATGATGCCAAAAAACATCGGGATGAGAAAGTAAAGCAGTGGCAAGAGTTATCAATCGAATCCTCAGAACCAGGAGTTCGTTATCAGATTCTGTGGAAGCGGGTCATAGACGTAGAGGAACAGGCTGAGTTCAATGAAAAGTACGAAGCCTTTCTAAAAGCATTTACGGATCTCACCTCGCAAGAGCAAGTAGCTCTCTCTATAAAATTTGGACTACAACTCACATATAAGGAAATCAGTAGTATACTTAATGAATCTGAAGGTACAATCAAGCCAAGAATTTGGCGCGCTAGAAAAAAGCTGCGCGAACAATTAGGCAAAGATTACCCTGATTTGTTGGACAAAGAGGATGATGAAAAGGAGAAAGACCATGAGTGA
- a CDS encoding vWA domain-containing protein translates to MQHIHRHVRIIILLAFTSSLFIFLITLVGRWPSFARAQTIVVNHAAASCQVAGDITSQSLLIVLLDRSGSLTYQPGATDPDGYSTSVTKALADLWPGQMAVIPFSNQSTPVLGPYDLSVASQRQSLKDAVQNYPIGGATPLDPALQKALTLLKGAPVGSRVIIVTDGNPDPATLNGVNQANDIRQQLIPRFCANGIPVSAFGLALDLTQTDGQMANALLNDIARGTGGIYTNVRNAHELAQVVVQLYAQWQHLTFLPAQLSDDTFTVRIDTYAERVTFVTFRSNGTYGITVNGPDGQPIPDQSVQRSTDRHYEIDNMALSDINQPGTYTINVSGDAQAQVYALVETRLHVTLLQPSARTTAYIGQPLQISAELLDGTVPVLPRPNEAVLNAQVQVLVNGQVTSTTTVELVQENNSPLFGGKITLHSVPGQVHIQIEAVYLQIPVEASRAQVTIPLAKKAVIVPPAPSCSTINCYVAQYRLFLIAGLSLLLLILLLAFLLRPRKSKGWQLVQGGHVVDLGTMGRPLMRRLFHKAALSSQELESHGGLEFCGASFVLLFKGNVQLVATGNEPKVTVRQGGRTFLVTKESQQSIELTDKDVIQVQGCRPATLHLQTDPL, encoded by the coding sequence ATGCAGCATATTCACAGGCATGTAAGAATAATTATCCTTCTAGCCTTCACGAGCAGCCTCTTCATTTTTCTTATCACGCTGGTCGGCCGGTGGCCGTCATTTGCGCGCGCACAGACAATTGTGGTGAATCATGCAGCGGCGAGTTGCCAGGTGGCCGGTGACATCACTTCACAGTCATTGCTGATCGTGTTGTTGGATCGCTCGGGTAGCCTGACCTATCAACCGGGCGCTACAGACCCCGATGGCTATAGTACGAGTGTCACAAAGGCCCTGGCCGATTTATGGCCGGGTCAGATGGCGGTGATACCGTTCAGCAATCAAAGTACGCCCGTGCTAGGTCCCTATGATCTCTCCGTCGCGAGCCAGCGCCAGAGCTTGAAGGACGCGGTGCAAAACTATCCCATTGGCGGTGCGACCCCGCTCGATCCCGCGTTACAAAAAGCTCTTACCTTATTGAAAGGCGCTCCCGTTGGATCGCGGGTGATTATCGTCACCGATGGCAACCCGGACCCGGCGACACTCAACGGCGTCAACCAGGCAAACGACATCCGGCAGCAACTGATCCCGAGGTTCTGCGCGAATGGTATTCCAGTCAGCGCATTTGGTCTCGCGCTCGATCTGACGCAGACGGATGGGCAGATGGCGAATGCCTTGCTTAACGACATCGCGCGTGGTACCGGTGGCATCTATACAAACGTGCGTAACGCGCACGAACTCGCGCAGGTCGTCGTGCAGCTGTACGCCCAATGGCAGCATCTTACATTCCTGCCCGCGCAATTGAGCGACGATACCTTTACGGTTCGCATTGATACTTACGCCGAACGAGTCACATTTGTAACGTTCCGCAGCAACGGTACATACGGAATTACGGTCAATGGGCCGGATGGTCAGCCCATTCCAGATCAATCGGTGCAGCGTTCTACCGACCGCCATTACGAGATCGATAACATGGCGCTCTCCGACATCAATCAACCGGGTACGTACACCATCAATGTCAGCGGCGATGCGCAGGCCCAGGTATATGCCCTGGTCGAAACGCGCCTTCATGTCACACTCCTGCAACCCTCTGCCCGCACAACAGCTTATATAGGACAGCCGCTACAAATTTCGGCGGAGTTGCTGGATGGTACAGTACCTGTTCTTCCCAGGCCCAATGAAGCAGTGCTGAACGCCCAGGTGCAGGTTCTCGTCAACGGACAAGTCACTTCGACGACCACCGTTGAACTGGTGCAGGAAAACAACAGCCCGCTCTTCGGTGGAAAGATCACGCTGCATAGTGTGCCAGGACAGGTACATATTCAGATCGAGGCGGTCTACTTGCAGATACCGGTCGAGGCATCGCGAGCGCAGGTAACTATTCCATTGGCAAAAAAGGCCGTGATTGTTCCGCCCGCGCCATCTTGCAGCACCATAAACTGCTACGTGGCCCAGTATCGCTTGTTCCTGATCGCCGGATTAAGCCTGTTGCTACTCATCCTGCTGCTGGCCTTCCTGCTGCGCCCGCGCAAGTCGAAAGGCTGGCAACTGGTACAGGGCGGGCACGTCGTAGACCTCGGAACTATGGGCCGCCCGCTGATGCGGCGGCTATTCCATAAGGCCGCCTTGAGTTCGCAAGAGCTCGAAAGTCACGGTGGTCTTGAGTTTTGTGGAGCAAGCTTTGTGCTGCTATTCAAAGGTAATGTGCAACTCGTCGCAACCGGCAACGAGCCTAAAGTGACGGTCAGGCAGGGAGGGCGTACATTCCTGGTAACGAAAGAAAGCCAGCAAAGTATTGAACTCACGGATAAAGATGTCATCCAGGTACAGGGCTGCAGGCCTGCCACGCTGCACTTGCAGACTGATCCCCTATAG
- a CDS encoding 2-isopropylmalate synthase, with protein MATNGTAPRIVKFFETTLRDGEQTPGVNYFPEEKLAIAKALADMGFDTLDCGFAISSPGEFECIRLIAQQVRNAEICSIARTHFGDIDRAWEAVKDAEHPVIHPFVSTSPLHRQVKLGKTREQVLEMARTAVAHARTYTENVDFALEDSTRTEHDFILEVCEAVLKEGVRFIAICDTVGFALPWEFGQLVADVKREFPQARISAHCHDDLGLAVANALEGLRNGAERVDTCINGLGERAGNAATEDVVMAIRTRSADLGLDVRVDTTKIIPTSRLVAKLSGMQPQWTKSIVGANAFAHGGGIHQDGVLKDARTYEIMTPESIGLTAADRRMHVGKLSGRAALAAQLRELGYELEKEQLNRAFDMAKLLLGKKKELEEMDLRYIAETATGKTEVTMHTLITSE; from the coding sequence ATGGCGACGAATGGAACCGCACCTCGCATCGTCAAATTTTTTGAAACCACGCTTCGTGATGGCGAACAGACGCCGGGAGTAAACTATTTTCCCGAAGAGAAACTGGCAATTGCTAAAGCCCTGGCCGATATGGGTTTTGATACACTGGATTGTGGCTTCGCGATCTCCTCGCCAGGAGAATTTGAGTGCATTCGCTTGATTGCTCAGCAGGTGCGTAATGCCGAGATTTGCTCGATTGCCCGCACGCATTTCGGCGATATTGATCGCGCATGGGAAGCCGTCAAGGACGCCGAGCATCCCGTCATTCATCCATTTGTCAGCACCTCGCCGCTGCACCGCCAGGTCAAGCTAGGCAAGACGCGCGAACAGGTCCTGGAGATGGCGCGTACCGCAGTCGCCCATGCTCGTACTTATACCGAAAACGTCGATTTCGCCCTGGAAGATTCAACGCGCACCGAACACGATTTCATTCTTGAGGTCTGTGAAGCCGTTTTGAAAGAGGGCGTGCGTTTTATTGCCATCTGCGATACCGTCGGCTTTGCGCTGCCCTGGGAGTTCGGCCAGCTGGTCGCCGATGTGAAGCGCGAGTTCCCGCAGGCGCGTATCTCGGCCCATTGTCATGACGATCTGGGGCTCGCGGTTGCCAATGCTCTCGAAGGTCTGCGCAACGGAGCTGAGCGCGTCGATACCTGCATCAACGGCCTTGGCGAGCGGGCAGGCAATGCAGCGACCGAAGATGTGGTGATGGCGATTCGCACTCGTTCAGCCGATCTTGGCCTGGATGTGCGCGTCGATACCACCAAAATCATTCCGACCAGCCGCCTGGTAGCGAAACTGTCGGGTATGCAGCCGCAGTGGACAAAGTCTATCGTCGGCGCTAACGCTTTTGCTCATGGTGGAGGTATTCACCAGGATGGCGTCCTCAAAGATGCCCGCACCTACGAGATCATGACCCCCGAATCCATTGGCCTGACCGCCGCCGACCGCCGCATGCACGTTGGCAAGCTCTCAGGCCGCGCCGCGCTTGCCGCCCAACTGCGCGAACTCGGCTACGAACTTGAAAAAGAGCAGTTGAACCGCGCTTTCGACATGGCGAAGCTGCTGCTGGGCAAGAAGAAGGAGCTGGAGGAGATGGATCTGCGCTATATCGCGGAGACGGCCACAGGGAAAACCGAGGTCACAATGCACACACTTATCACCTCAGAATAA
- a CDS encoding transcriptional repressor: MHSRNDILYRHGYRSTPQRYLILHVMQEAGEHLTIEQITKRVQAENPLISVSTIYRTLELLEELGLIASFHFPGQQIHYEAIDDKAHHHLVCRGCHTVLHLDQALPGNLPEQLEERYHFHQLRFSLLAAGYCEQCWKTRQQNEATKKDASTDCPDNSI; this comes from the coding sequence ATGCATAGCAGAAATGATATTTTGTACCGGCATGGCTATCGCTCCACTCCTCAACGGTATCTCATACTGCATGTGATGCAGGAAGCCGGAGAACACCTCACTATCGAGCAAATTACGAAACGTGTGCAAGCAGAAAATCCACTCATCAGCGTTTCGACCATCTACCGCACCCTGGAACTTCTAGAAGAACTTGGACTGATAGCCTCCTTCCACTTTCCAGGCCAGCAAATCCACTATGAAGCAATTGATGATAAGGCCCATCATCACCTCGTCTGCCGGGGATGTCATACTGTCCTTCACCTGGATCAGGCGCTGCCGGGTAATCTGCCTGAACAATTAGAGGAGCGATATCACTTCCATCAATTAAGGTTCTCCCTGCTCGCTGCCGGTTATTGTGAGCAGTGCTGGAAAACGAGGCAACAGAACGAGGCAACAAAGAAGGATGCGAGTACAGATTGCCCTGATAACTCAATTTGA
- a CDS encoding HoxN/HupN/NixA family nickel/cobalt transporter gives MSSNFSISALSHVFSDSSQEVRRKVIGIYVMLIAFNVVMWGLAFIGFSVQYPALLGVALLAYSFGLRHAFDADHISAIDNVTRKLMQENKRPVAVGLFFSLGHSTIVVALSVGIAVAAVFIKDAIPTLQNAGGLIGTSVSAGFLYLIAIINILVLWEIFLMFRKVKRGEEYNDQTLDEFLNQRGLMGRFFRPLLKVIDKSWKMYPVGVLFGLGFDTATEVGLLAIAAAEASKGLPIAYILIFPGLFMAGMTFMDTTDSILMLGAYGWAFVKPIRKLYYNLNITLISVLVALIIGTIELLSIIVMEANLSGGFWDFVGNLDLNRLGYIIVGIFILSWAISTIIYKVKKYDDIEVNEAPHKRTEIIGSEVVRDELISEQ, from the coding sequence ATGAGCAGTAACTTCAGTATTTCGGCTCTCTCTCATGTCTTTAGTGATAGCTCACAAGAAGTTCGCCGCAAGGTGATCGGCATTTACGTTATGCTGATTGCTTTTAATGTTGTGATGTGGGGATTGGCTTTCATCGGGTTTTCCGTGCAATATCCCGCGCTGCTGGGGGTAGCATTGCTGGCCTATAGCTTTGGCCTGCGCCACGCTTTTGACGCCGATCACATCTCGGCCATTGATAATGTCACACGCAAGCTTATGCAGGAGAATAAACGCCCTGTCGCCGTCGGCCTCTTCTTCTCGCTTGGTCACTCCACGATTGTCGTCGCGTTGTCGGTTGGCATAGCTGTGGCTGCCGTCTTTATTAAAGATGCCATTCCCACTTTGCAGAATGCCGGGGGACTGATTGGTACCTCAGTTTCTGCCGGGTTCCTCTATCTGATTGCCATCATCAACATCCTGGTGTTGTGGGAAATCTTCCTGATGTTCCGCAAAGTGAAAAGAGGGGAAGAATATAACGATCAGACCCTGGATGAGTTCTTAAACCAGCGTGGGCTGATGGGCCGTTTCTTCCGCCCGCTGCTCAAAGTGATTGATAAAAGCTGGAAGATGTATCCGGTTGGAGTGCTCTTCGGCCTGGGTTTTGATACGGCAACCGAGGTAGGACTCCTTGCTATCGCCGCGGCTGAGGCAAGTAAAGGTCTTCCCATCGCTTACATCCTGATCTTCCCCGGCCTCTTCATGGCCGGCATGACCTTTATGGACACAACTGACAGCATCCTGATGCTTGGAGCTTATGGCTGGGCCTTCGTCAAACCCATTCGGAAACTGTATTACAACCTCAACATCACCCTGATCTCCGTTCTCGTCGCCCTGATTATCGGCACGATTGAACTGCTGAGCATTATCGTGATGGAGGCGAACCTGAGTGGAGGATTCTGGGATTTTGTTGGGAATCTCGATCTCAACCGGCTGGGCTACATCATCGTTGGCATCTTCATTTTGAGCTGGGCCATCTCGACGATCATCTACAAGGTGAAAAAATACGACGATATCGAGGTGAATGAAGCTCCTCACAAGCGCACCGAGATTATCGGTAGCGAAGTAGTAAGAGATGAACTGATCAGCGAGCAATAA
- a CDS encoding homogentisate 1,2-dioxygenase — protein sequence MPPYHRLGQIPPKRHTQFRKPDGTLYHEELFGTEGFSNDYSNIYYNYAPTRVKKVEPFTQQQFPFEEWHQDVQRHHHLKTAQLKRGGDAVLGRQNLLFNKDIIIGIALPDTSMDYYYRDGDSDLMYFVHDGHGVLETTFGLLPYHEGDYIIIPRGTIFRFDIPADSPDTRLLAVESHGPIEPPHRYMSKHGQLLEHSPYCERDIRRPEELVTHTERGDFEVRVKVHDTISSYWYDFHPINTVGWDGCNYPWIFNIGDFEPITGRIHQPPPVHQTFQGPNYVVCSFVPRKLDYHPLSIPVPYNHSNIDSDEMLYYVNGNFGSRKGIERSSISLHPRGIPHGPHPGAVEKSLGAERTEELAVMIDTFYPLKYTTIAQSIDDPGYPTSWYE from the coding sequence ATGCCACCATATCATCGCCTGGGACAGATACCCCCAAAGCGACACACGCAGTTCCGCAAACCGGACGGAACACTCTATCACGAGGAGCTTTTCGGCACCGAAGGTTTCTCAAACGATTATTCGAACATCTACTACAACTACGCGCCAACACGAGTCAAGAAAGTCGAGCCTTTCACGCAGCAGCAGTTTCCTTTTGAGGAATGGCACCAGGATGTGCAGCGCCACCATCACCTCAAAACTGCCCAGTTAAAGCGCGGTGGTGACGCCGTACTGGGACGCCAGAATCTCCTGTTCAACAAGGACATCATCATCGGAATCGCCCTGCCCGATACCAGCATGGACTACTACTATCGTGACGGCGATTCCGATCTGATGTACTTCGTTCATGATGGACATGGCGTCCTTGAAACCACATTTGGCCTGCTGCCCTATCACGAGGGTGATTACATCATCATTCCGCGCGGTACCATCTTCCGCTTCGACATTCCTGCCGATAGCCCCGATACACGCCTGCTGGCCGTCGAGTCGCATGGTCCGATTGAGCCACCGCATCGCTATATGAGCAAGCACGGTCAGTTGCTCGAACACTCGCCCTACTGCGAGCGCGATATTCGCCGTCCCGAAGAGCTTGTGACGCATACCGAGCGTGGCGACTTCGAGGTGCGCGTAAAGGTACATGATACCATCTCCAGCTACTGGTACGACTTCCATCCGATCAATACTGTGGGCTGGGATGGCTGCAACTATCCCTGGATCTTCAACATTGGCGATTTCGAGCCGATTACCGGGCGCATTCATCAACCGCCCCCGGTTCACCAGACGTTCCAGGGGCCAAACTACGTCGTATGCTCGTTCGTCCCGCGCAAACTCGACTACCACCCGCTTTCGATCCCTGTGCCCTATAACCACAGTAACATCGACAGCGACGAAATGCTCTACTACGTCAACGGCAACTTCGGCAGCCGCAAGGGCATCGAGCGCTCATCGATCTCCCTGCACCCGCGCGGCATTCCGCACGGCCCCCATCCGGGAGCAGTTGAGAAGAGCCTGGGAGCCGAACGCACCGAGGAACTGGCCGTCATGATAGACACGTTCTATCCACTCAAGTACACCACCATCGCGCAGTCGATTGACGATCCGGGCTATCCGACGAGCTGGTATGAGTAA
- a CDS encoding fumarylacetoacetate hydrolase family protein: protein MKLVTFRTPDRKTHAGVVHGERVTELDYPSVLELLRDPDGLAVARRVLELAEQDNIVEVPITPIAPGAPMAGFGELPVKVNVGKEYMLNELVLLAPIPDPPSVRDFYAFEQHVRAARALRNADMIPEWYQIPTFYFTNNSEIYGPDEQVPYPEGSNELDIELEIACVIGREGKNIPVEEAADYIAGYTIMNDWSARDLQRLDMKLNLGPGKGKDFATSLGPWLVTPDELAARRSGSGASERYDMTMLARINGREISRGNFNQIYYSFPQMIAHASRNARIRVGDVMGSGTVGTGCILELTTKVHPWIQRGDVVELEIEGIGVLRNRIV, encoded by the coding sequence ATGAAACTCGTAACGTTCAGGACCCCTGATCGCAAGACTCATGCCGGTGTCGTGCATGGCGAGCGCGTGACCGAGTTGGATTATCCCTCGGTGCTCGAACTCCTGCGCGATCCTGATGGTCTGGCTGTGGCCAGGCGCGTTCTGGAACTGGCAGAGCAAGATAACATCGTCGAAGTGCCGATCACACCCATCGCACCGGGCGCGCCGATGGCCGGCTTTGGTGAACTGCCCGTAAAGGTGAACGTGGGCAAAGAGTACATGTTGAACGAACTCGTACTCCTCGCGCCCATTCCTGATCCGCCGTCTGTGCGCGATTTCTACGCCTTCGAGCAGCATGTCAGGGCAGCGCGAGCCCTGCGCAACGCAGATATGATCCCTGAATGGTATCAAATACCTACGTTCTACTTTACCAACAACAGTGAAATCTACGGTCCTGATGAACAGGTTCCTTATCCTGAAGGCAGCAACGAACTGGATATCGAGCTTGAAATAGCCTGCGTCATCGGACGCGAGGGCAAGAATATACCCGTCGAGGAAGCAGCTGACTACATAGCGGGTTACACCATCATGAACGACTGGAGCGCGCGTGACCTCCAGCGCCTGGATATGAAGCTCAACCTCGGTCCCGGTAAGGGCAAGGATTTTGCCACTTCGCTCGGCCCCTGGCTGGTCACACCCGACGAACTGGCAGCTCGCCGCAGCGGAAGCGGCGCCAGCGAACGCTACGACATGACCATGCTGGCGCGTATCAATGGCAGGGAAATCTCGCGCGGAAACTTCAACCAGATCTACTACAGCTTTCCACAAATGATTGCTCATGCCTCTCGCAACGCCCGTATTCGCGTCGGAGACGTGATGGGTTCAGGCACCGTGGGAACCGGCTGTATCCTGGAACTGACCACAAAGGTTCATCCCTGGATCCAGCGTGGTGATGTTGTCGAACTGGAAATCGAAGGTATTGGCGTATTGCGTAACCGCATTGTTTAG